In the genome of Gemmatimonadota bacterium, one region contains:
- the nadD gene encoding nicotinate-nucleotide adenylyltransferase produces MRIGVFGGTFDPPHIGHLLAATDACEALALDRLVFIPAAEQPLKMGTVVAPAHHRLAMVERLIEGDSRFAVDALEIDRGGLSYTVDTLRALRSRWAGDVAPFLLLGRDAVAALPKWREPEAVMSLAQVVVLTRAGESAELPAGVRALATRRVDVSSTEVRARVREGKSIRGFVPDAVATYIAAVGLYR; encoded by the coding sequence ATGCGCATCGGAGTGTTTGGCGGAACGTTTGATCCTCCGCACATCGGGCACCTGTTGGCCGCGACCGATGCGTGTGAGGCGCTGGCGTTAGATCGGCTGGTGTTCATCCCAGCCGCCGAGCAGCCGCTGAAAATGGGGACGGTGGTGGCGCCGGCGCATCATCGCTTGGCGATGGTGGAGCGGCTCATCGAAGGGGATTCGCGGTTCGCTGTCGATGCCCTCGAAATCGACCGGGGCGGGTTATCTTACACGGTTGATACGTTGCGGGCGTTGCGCAGTCGCTGGGCCGGTGATGTGGCACCATTCCTGCTTTTGGGGAGGGATGCGGTGGCCGCTCTGCCGAAATGGCGCGAGCCGGAGGCAGTGATGTCGTTGGCGCAGGTCGTCGTGCTCACGCGCGCTGGTGAGTCGGCGGAGTTGCCGGCCGGTGTTCGGGCGCTTGCCACGCGCCGGGTGGATGTGTCGTCCACCGAAGTACGCGCGCGGGTGCGGGAAGGAAAGTCGATTCGAGGATTCGTGCCGGATGCGGTGGCGACCTATATCGCCGCTGTCGGCTTGTACCGATAA
- the bamD gene encoding outer membrane protein assembly factor BamD yields MTARTRATVVVSLLLLAACNRGFQLRKYPTNAGLFKASMAEFQAKKWENAITGFEKLTLDLSARDTLLPLAHYYLGKSHENREEFLLAAQSYARLAESFPDDSLAASALLSAGDSYLKMWRDPSLDPTYATMAQTQYRLLASVYPESPLKVQAEKGAQKIEELLATKDYETGMHYVRRRAFDSALIYLKDVVRNFPNSAKSRDAMLRIVEVYRRPEMNYKDEAKEMCVALNGAYPRDTDVAKLCPEEVAADSTGSKAKLPMPSLPLPKKPGAVSPFSR; encoded by the coding sequence ATGACTGCACGCACCCGCGCTACTGTCGTTGTCTCGCTGCTCCTGTTGGCCGCCTGTAACCGCGGCTTTCAGTTGCGCAAATATCCCACGAACGCCGGACTGTTCAAGGCGTCGATGGCCGAGTTCCAGGCCAAGAAGTGGGAGAATGCGATCACCGGCTTTGAGAAACTCACGCTCGATCTCTCCGCACGCGACACGTTGTTGCCGTTGGCGCACTACTACCTCGGCAAGTCGCACGAGAATCGCGAGGAGTTTCTGTTGGCAGCGCAGAGTTATGCCCGCCTAGCGGAGTCGTTCCCGGACGATTCGCTCGCGGCATCGGCGCTGCTCTCCGCTGGCGACTCGTACCTGAAGATGTGGCGCGACCCGTCGCTCGACCCCACGTATGCGACGATGGCGCAGACGCAGTATCGGTTGCTCGCGAGCGTCTATCCGGAATCCCCGCTGAAGGTACAAGCCGAGAAGGGTGCGCAGAAAATCGAGGAGTTGCTGGCGACGAAGGATTATGAAACGGGGATGCACTATGTGCGTCGTCGCGCCTTTGACTCCGCGCTGATTTACCTCAAGGACGTGGTGCGCAACTTCCCGAACTCGGCGAAATCGCGGGATGCGATGCTCCGTATTGTTGAGGTGTATCGTCGCCCCGAGATGAACTACAAGGACGAAGCCAAGGAGATGTGCGTCGCGCTCAATGGTGCGTATCCGCGCGACACGGATGTGGCCAAATTGTGCCCTGAGGAAGTGGCCGCTGACTCCACGGGATCAAAGGCAAAACTGCCGATGCCTAGCCTGCCGCTGCCCAAGAAGCCGGGCGCGGTCTCTCCGTTCTCGCGCTAA